The genome window CCATGCCCGTACCTTGCACGGATACGCGTTCTCCGCGATACGTCCCAGTGAAGCCCAGCATCCCTCGGACCTGGTTATAGCAGGTCACGTCCTCCAAAAACGTTTCCGCGATATATTTGGCGCGCAGCGGATCGCCAGGCAGCAGGATATTTTCAGCGATTTCGCCTTTTTTTGCTTGAATGTGAGTGCTCATGGTTTCGCCGTTACAAAAGGAAAAAAGTAACGGCGTACACCTCCTTATACGGTTATAGTCGGTTGGGGTTGGACCGCAGATGGTCTGGAAATGGAAAAAACAGCACACATAAATGAGATCAGGACAAAAATTCCGCCCACCCAAGGCGTGGACAGGACAGAAGCATGGGTAATGACCATTCCGCCGACTGCAGAACCCAAGGCAATCCCAAGGTGCAGAGCTGACGTATTCAGGCCTTGCTGTATCTCATAGGATTCCGGAGCGGACTCAATCAGGTAATTTTGCTGTGCAGGCGTAATGGCCCAGCTCAACATGCTCCATAGAACCATCACGATGAGAAACAGATAGAGGGAGGACGTGACAGCCGGGATGAGGAACATGACTGCGGCAAATGCAGCAATGATGGACAAAATGCTTCGAGTCGATCCCCATTTGTCCGCAACCCATCCACCGATGCCTCCGCCGCATACGGCAGAGAGGCCGAATACGAAATAGATGAAGCTGACCCAGACAGATGACACGTTCAGAGCTGTTTTTAAAAACGGAGTGAAATAGGCGTACAGCGTCAAATGTCCTGTCAGCATGAAAACCGATGTGAATTGAGCGCTGATGATTTTCGGTTTTTTCAAGGTGGCCAGCTGCTGTCTTAGCGGAATCGTTGGCCTTGGCGGTATCTTAGGCAAAAAGGCGTAAATGGCGACCATGGAAGCGAGCGTCAAGACAGAGATGAAAATGAAGGGGGCTCGCCATCCGAAGGCGTTGCCGATGACAAGCCCAATGGGAACACCCAAGACGAGAGACCCGCTGACTCCCATGAAAATCGTGCCGATGGCTCTGGCACGGAACTCTTCCTGCGCGATGGAAGAAGCGATCGTGATGGAAAGAACGATGATCAAAGAACCGCTTGAAGCAGATAACATCCGTCCCAGCATCAAGATCCAATAACTCGGACTGAGCGATGATATGGCGTTGCCGACGAAGAAAACAGCCAGTGTCCAGAGCAACAGCTCTTTTCGCTCCACATTTGCTGTCATTGCCTGAAGAACCGGTGCTGATAGGGCAAAAACAACCGAGAACAGCGTGATCAGCCAGCCGGCCGTACTGATCGAAACGTGCAAATCCTCTGCGACGATGTCTAAAATTCCTCCGATGATTAGCTCCACCGTTCCTACGACAAAAGCTGCGATGGCAAGGATGTAAATTTTCATGTTCACGTAGGCTGAATACCTCCTTTTCATAAAGTGGCGCCATTTAGGTTACTACCGATATAGTAACCTATGTGATAGTAAGTAACAACCCTCAACAAGGTTTTCTTTTGCTAAGCAGCTTTTTCCATCGGGATCGAACAGAAGGAAAATGCAAAAAAACCAGTTTCCCGCGCCATTTTCATAGTCGTGGTGGACTGGTTTTTCTTCTTCCCTATTCTTTTCCTATTGCATGACGATAGAAGCGACCAACTGAGTCACCAATGCGGCGAGGATCATCGAGATACTCGAGACCGTCCCTGCCAAGGAACCGATCTCAAAAGCCTTGGAGGTGCCTGCGCCATGTGCGCTCGTGCCAAGCAGGACGCCGCGGGCGATGTCATCCTGAATCTTGAGATACGAGATCACATACGGACCGATAAAAGAGCCGAGCAGCCCGGTGATGAGCACGAGCACGGCGGTAATCGAAGGGACACCGCCGATCATTTCCGAAACATTCATCGCAATCGGCGTTGTGACGGACCGCGGGATCAGGCTGTACATGACTTGCTTATCCACATGCATGAGAAGCGCCAACAAGGCGGAGGATACGACGGCTACAGCCGACCCCGACATGACGCTGACCAAAATTTGGACCGCGTGTTTCTTCAATAAAGGATAGTTCTTGTACAGAGGGACAGCAAAGGCGATCGTTGCAGGCTGGAGCATGTAGGCCAGCCATTTACCGCCTGCATTGTATGATTCGTAAGCCGTATGTGTCAGGATAAGGAGAAGGACGAGCACGACAGGCGTAAACAACAGCG of Brevibacillus choshinensis contains these proteins:
- a CDS encoding MFS transporter, which encodes MNMKIYILAIAAFVVGTVELIIGGILDIVAEDLHVSISTAGWLITLFSVVFALSAPVLQAMTANVERKELLLWTLAVFFVGNAISSLSPSYWILMLGRMLSASSGSLIIVLSITIASSIAQEEFRARAIGTIFMGVSGSLVLGVPIGLVIGNAFGWRAPFIFISVLTLASMVAIYAFLPKIPPRPTIPLRQQLATLKKPKIISAQFTSVFMLTGHLTLYAYFTPFLKTALNVSSVWVSFIYFVFGLSAVCGGGIGGWVADKWGSTRSILSIIAAFAAVMFLIPAVTSSLYLFLIVMVLWSMLSWAITPAQQNYLIESAPESYEIQQGLNTSALHLGIALGSAVGGMVITHASVLSTPWVGGIFVLISFMCAVFSISRPSAVQPQPTITV
- a CDS encoding LrgB family protein, producing MISGIMGFLFTIVVYLVAKRLYRYKPILLFSPLLFTPVVLVLLLILTHTAYESYNAGGKWLAYMLQPATIAFAVPLYKNYPLLKKHAVQILVSVMSGSAVAVVSSALLALLMHVDKQVMYSLIPRSVTTPIAMNVSEMIGGVPSITAVLVLITGLLGSFIGPYVISYLKIQDDIARGVLLGTSAHGAGTSKAFEIGSLAGTVSSISMILAALVTQLVASIVMQ